From Pagrus major chromosome 2, Pma_NU_1.0, one genomic window encodes:
- the ehd2b gene encoding EH domain-containing protein 2b isoform X2, which yields MSRWGRKNVKKAPEVIRTVTEGLKSLYRKKLLPLEQFYGFHDFHSPSLEDADFDNKPMVLVVGQYSTGKTTFIKYLLEQDIPGSRIGPEPTTDCFTAIMHGEVEGVIPGNALIVDPNKPFRKLNPFGNTFLNRFQCAQMPNQVLESISIIDTPGILSGAKQRVSRGYDFPAVLRWFAERVDRIILLFDAHKLEISDEFSEAIGALKGNEDKLRVVLNKADMVGTQQLMRVYGALMWSLGKVFNTPEVLRVYIGSFWSEPLMVADNRKLFELEEEDLFADIQNLPRNAALRKLNDLVKRARLVRVHAHIISYLKQEMPSVFRKDNKKKNLIYQLPVIFSKIQLQFNISAGDFPDCTKMQEQLMVHDFTKFKTLKPNLMTALDELLSADIAKLMPLLRQEELEAGDQPGVQGGAFLGTRAGPFNEGDPFAEENGEGCEEEEDWVVTKDKPKYDEIFYNLAPNEGKLSGTKAKDWMVSSRLPNSVLGRIWKLSDLDHDGMLDDEEFALASHLIEVKLEGHGLPPELPARLIPPSKRRQKGSDA from the exons ATGTCTCGTTGGGGGcgaaaaaatgtgaaaaaggcGCCTGAGGTGATCCGCACTGTGACAGAAGGGCTCAAGTCCCTGTATCGTAAGAAGCTGCTGCCTCTGGAGCAGTTCTATGGTTTCCATGACTTCCACTCTCCCAGTCTGGAGGATGCAGACTTTGATAACAAGCCCATGGTGTTGGTGGTGGGACAATACTCCACTGGAAAGACAACTTTCATCAA GTATCTGCTGGAGCAGGATATTCCTGGAAGCAGGATAGGACCTGAACCCACCACTGACTGCTTCACTGCCATCATGcatggggaggtggagggagtaATCCCCGGGAACGCCCTTATTGTAGACCCCAACAAGCCATTCCGCAAACTCAATCCTTTTGGAAACACCTTCCTGAACAG GTTCCAGTGCGCCCAGATGCCCAACCAGGTCCTGGAGAGTATCAGCATTATTGACACACCGGGAATCCTGTCCGGTGCTAAGCAGAGAGTGAGCCGAG GCTACGACTTCCCAGCTGTGCTGCGCTGGTTTGCTGAGCGTGTGGACCGCATCATCCTGCTGTTTGATGCCCATAAACTGGAGATATCAGACGAGTTCTCCGAGGCCATTGGTGCCCTGAAAGGCAATGAGGACAAGCTGCGAGTGGTGCTCAACAAGGCAGACATGGTGGGCACCCAGCAGCTGATGCGAGTGTACGGTGCACTCATGTGGTCCCTGGGGAAAGTGTTCAACACCCCGGAGGTTCTGCGTGTCTACATTGGCTCCttctggtcagagccgctgATGGTTGCAGACAACCGTAAGCTGTttgagctggaggaggaggatctgtTCGCTGACATCCAAAATCTTCCTCGCAATGCAGCTTTGCGTAAGCTCAATGACCTGGTGAAGAGGGCACGTCTGGTTCGG GTCCATGCCCACATCATCAGCTACCTGAAGCAGGAGATGCCTTCTGTCTTCAGGAAGGACAATAAAAAGAAGAATCTGATCTACCAGCTGCCGGTTATTTTCTCTAAGATCCAGCTGCAGTTCAACATTTCTGCTGGAGACTTCCCAGATTGCACTAAGATGCAG GAGCAACTGATGGTTCATGATTTCACCAAGTTCAAAACCTTGAAGCCTAATCTGATGACAGCCCTGGATGAGTTGCTCTCCGCTGACATTGCCAAGCTGATGCCCCTCCTGcggcaggaggagctggaagcAGGTGATCAACCAGGTGTGCAGGGTGGAGCCTTCCTTGGGACACGTGCCGGACCGTTCAATGAGGGTGACCCCTTTGCTGAGGAGAACGGAGAGGGatgcgaggaggaggaggattggGTGGTGACCAAAGACAAGCCCAAATATGATGAAATCTTCTATAACCTTGCTCCCAATGAGGGCAAACTGAGTGGCACAAAGGCGAAGGACTGGATGGTGAGCTCCCGCCTGCCCAACTCGGTGCTGGGTCGCATCTGGAAGCTGTCGGATCTGGACCATGATGGCATGCTGGATGATGAAGAGTTTGCCCTGGCCAGCCACTTGATTGAGGTCAAGCTGGAGGGCCATGGTCTACCCCCTGAGCTTCCCGCACGTCTGATCCCGCCTTCCAAACGCAGGCAGAAGGGCTCTGATGCGTAG
- the ehd2b gene encoding EH domain-containing protein 2b isoform X1: MSRWGRKNVKKAPEVIRTVTEGLKSLYRKKLLPLEQFYGFHDFHSPSLEDADFDNKPMVLVVGQYSTGKTTFIKYLLEQDIPGSRIGPEPTTDCFTAIMHGEVEGVIPGNALIVDPNKPFRKLNPFGNTFLNRFQCAQMPNQVLESISIIDTPGILSGAKQRVSRGERSNKGYDFPAVLRWFAERVDRIILLFDAHKLEISDEFSEAIGALKGNEDKLRVVLNKADMVGTQQLMRVYGALMWSLGKVFNTPEVLRVYIGSFWSEPLMVADNRKLFELEEEDLFADIQNLPRNAALRKLNDLVKRARLVRVHAHIISYLKQEMPSVFRKDNKKKNLIYQLPVIFSKIQLQFNISAGDFPDCTKMQEQLMVHDFTKFKTLKPNLMTALDELLSADIAKLMPLLRQEELEAGDQPGVQGGAFLGTRAGPFNEGDPFAEENGEGCEEEEDWVVTKDKPKYDEIFYNLAPNEGKLSGTKAKDWMVSSRLPNSVLGRIWKLSDLDHDGMLDDEEFALASHLIEVKLEGHGLPPELPARLIPPSKRRQKGSDA; the protein is encoded by the exons ATGTCTCGTTGGGGGcgaaaaaatgtgaaaaaggcGCCTGAGGTGATCCGCACTGTGACAGAAGGGCTCAAGTCCCTGTATCGTAAGAAGCTGCTGCCTCTGGAGCAGTTCTATGGTTTCCATGACTTCCACTCTCCCAGTCTGGAGGATGCAGACTTTGATAACAAGCCCATGGTGTTGGTGGTGGGACAATACTCCACTGGAAAGACAACTTTCATCAA GTATCTGCTGGAGCAGGATATTCCTGGAAGCAGGATAGGACCTGAACCCACCACTGACTGCTTCACTGCCATCATGcatggggaggtggagggagtaATCCCCGGGAACGCCCTTATTGTAGACCCCAACAAGCCATTCCGCAAACTCAATCCTTTTGGAAACACCTTCCTGAACAG GTTCCAGTGCGCCCAGATGCCCAACCAGGTCCTGGAGAGTATCAGCATTATTGACACACCGGGAATCCTGTCCGGTGCTAAGCAGAGAGTGAGCCGAGGTGAGAGAAGTAACAAAG GCTACGACTTCCCAGCTGTGCTGCGCTGGTTTGCTGAGCGTGTGGACCGCATCATCCTGCTGTTTGATGCCCATAAACTGGAGATATCAGACGAGTTCTCCGAGGCCATTGGTGCCCTGAAAGGCAATGAGGACAAGCTGCGAGTGGTGCTCAACAAGGCAGACATGGTGGGCACCCAGCAGCTGATGCGAGTGTACGGTGCACTCATGTGGTCCCTGGGGAAAGTGTTCAACACCCCGGAGGTTCTGCGTGTCTACATTGGCTCCttctggtcagagccgctgATGGTTGCAGACAACCGTAAGCTGTttgagctggaggaggaggatctgtTCGCTGACATCCAAAATCTTCCTCGCAATGCAGCTTTGCGTAAGCTCAATGACCTGGTGAAGAGGGCACGTCTGGTTCGG GTCCATGCCCACATCATCAGCTACCTGAAGCAGGAGATGCCTTCTGTCTTCAGGAAGGACAATAAAAAGAAGAATCTGATCTACCAGCTGCCGGTTATTTTCTCTAAGATCCAGCTGCAGTTCAACATTTCTGCTGGAGACTTCCCAGATTGCACTAAGATGCAG GAGCAACTGATGGTTCATGATTTCACCAAGTTCAAAACCTTGAAGCCTAATCTGATGACAGCCCTGGATGAGTTGCTCTCCGCTGACATTGCCAAGCTGATGCCCCTCCTGcggcaggaggagctggaagcAGGTGATCAACCAGGTGTGCAGGGTGGAGCCTTCCTTGGGACACGTGCCGGACCGTTCAATGAGGGTGACCCCTTTGCTGAGGAGAACGGAGAGGGatgcgaggaggaggaggattggGTGGTGACCAAAGACAAGCCCAAATATGATGAAATCTTCTATAACCTTGCTCCCAATGAGGGCAAACTGAGTGGCACAAAGGCGAAGGACTGGATGGTGAGCTCCCGCCTGCCCAACTCGGTGCTGGGTCGCATCTGGAAGCTGTCGGATCTGGACCATGATGGCATGCTGGATGATGAAGAGTTTGCCCTGGCCAGCCACTTGATTGAGGTCAAGCTGGAGGGCCATGGTCTACCCCCTGAGCTTCCCGCACGTCTGATCCCGCCTTCCAAACGCAGGCAGAAGGGCTCTGATGCGTAG
- the nup88 gene encoding nucleoporin 88, protein MAAFSAERWLDGLPNHGIFRKIRENLDLEPSSNERGVAKNLTFCLGVDFFVWDDADRVFYTANLRQLNSDESHSSGNYQTLLCINPPLFEVCQVLLSPTQHHVALVGQRGVSVLELPQRWGKRSEFEGGRSEINCKTIPVAERFFTSSPSVNLRQAAWYPSETDEPHLVLLTSDNTIRFYSLKSPQNPARVLPVSQSEDDSSVNPPARSYAASLGEIAVAFDFGPISSPPRQLAGRIKEQLVYPLYVLYENGETYLSYTSLSNGVTLSKPAGPLPMYPAAEDNYGYDACAILCLPCVPSILVIATETGTLYHCVVLESEEEDEAGAVEKWIRGTEAVPALYVFECVELELTLKVATGEDEEPQEFDFTCPIRLHRDPLCQHRYHCTHEAGVHSVGLIWVNKLQKFLQSGEEDKDSLQELAAEKRCIVEHILCTRPLLTSQSAPVRGFLIVSDLSLGATMICITNTYECILLPLLSSIRPPSPPLLCSHPGPGSGSSPLRGLAEDSFEQHIRNILARSSTNPLVLKAGDKDSSPPPPECLQLLSRATQVFSEEYILKQDMAREEMQRRVKLLTGQKNKQLEDMALCKEERMTLREAAERLADKYEDAKYRQETIMNRVKRVLGSLQSRLPILSNSEKDMKKELQTISDQLKHLDNCIKQVNMKMDYQKTQVDKDVPAARTTVSLNAHQKKVVQDVLREQGQQIGDMMKQIKDIKNHFSF, encoded by the coding sequence ATGGCGGCGTTCAGTGCTGAGCGGTGGCTGGATGGCTTACCAAACCATGGCATTTTCAGGAAAATACGAGAGAATTTGGATTTGGAGCCCAGCTCAAATGAAAGGGGGGTCGCTAAGAACCTCACCTTTTGTCTCGGGGTGGACTTTTTCGTGTGGGACGACGCGGACCGCGTGTTCTACACGGCCAATTTGCGGCAGCTAAACTCGGATGAGAGTCACAGTAGCGGGAACTATCAAACGCTGCTGTGCATTAACCCGCCTCTCTTCGAAGTGTGCCAGGTGTTGCTGAGTCCAACGCAGCACCACGTCGCCCTCGTCGGGCAGCGGGGCGTCTCGGTGCTGGAGCTTCCTCAGCGGTGGGGCAAGAGGTCCGAGTTCGAGGGCGGAAGGAGCGAAATCAACTGCAAGACGATCCCGGTGGCGGAGCGCTTCTTCACGAGCTCCCCGTCGGTGAATCTGCGGCAGGCGGCTTGGTACCCCAGCGAGACCGACGAGCCCCACCTGGTGCTGCTCACGTCCGACAACACCATTAGGTTTTACAGCTTGAAGTCGCCCCAGAACCCGGCCAGAGTCCTGCCGGTGTCGCAGTCGGAGGATGACAGCAGCGTCAATCCTCCGGCCCGCTCCTACGCAGCGTCTCTTGGTGAGATAGCAGTGGCGTTTGACTTCGGGCCGATTTCGTCCCCCCCTCGGCAGCTGGCAGGACGGATCAAAGAACAGCTGGTCTATCCTCTGTACGTCCTCTACGAAAATGGGGAGACCTACCTGAGCTACACGAGCCTGTCAAACGGCGTGACTTTAAGTAAACCCGCCGGACCCCTCCCGATGTATCCCGCAGCAGAAGACAACTATGGCTATGATGCTTGTGCCATTCTCTGCCTGCCATGTGTGCCTAGTATCCTGGTCATCGCCACAGAGACTGGCACCCTGTACCACTGTGTGGTGTTGGAGtctgaagaagaggatgaggcaGGGGCAGTGGAAAAGTGGATCCGAGGTACTGAAGCAGTGCCGGCTCTCTATGTATTTGAGTGCGTTGAGCTGGAGCTCACCCTCAAAGTAGCCACAGGAGAGGATGAGGAACCTCAAGAGTTTGATTTCACCTGCCCAATCAGACTGCACAGGGACCCTCTGTGCCAGCACCGGTATCACTGCACCCATGAAGCAGGAGTGCACAGTGTGGGGCTAATCTGGGTCAACAAGCTGCAGAAGTTCCTGCAGTCGGGTGAAGAGGATAAGGACAGTCTCCAGGAGCTGGCTGCTGAGAAGCGATGTATTGTAGAGCACATTCTTTGTACCAGACCTCTCCTAACCAGTCAGTCGGCTCCAGTTCGTGGCTTTTTGATTGTGTCTGACCTTTCCTTGGGTGCCACCATGATCTGCATCACCAACACCTACGAATGCATCCTGTTGCCCCTGCTGAGCTCCATtcgccctccctcccctcccctgctTTGTTCTCATCCAGGTCCCGGCTCTGGTAGCTCCCCTCTACGCGGACTGGCCGAGGACTCCTTCGAGCAGCACATCCGCAACATCCTGGCGCGTAGCTCCACCAATCCTCTTGTACTCAAGGCTGGGGACAAGGACTcatcaccacctcctccagagtGTCTGCAGCTCCTCAGCAGAGCCACCCAGGTCTTCAGTGAGGAGTACATTCTCAAGCAGGACATGGCTCGCGAAGAGATGCAGAGGAGGGTAAAACTCCTGACAGGTCAGAAGAACAAGCAGCTGGAAGACATGGCTCTGTgcaaggaggagaggatgactctgagagaggcagcagagaggttGGCTGATAAGTACGAAGATGCAAAGTATCGCCAGGAGACCATTATGAACAGGGTTAAAAGAGTACTTGGCAGCCTGCAAAGCCGACTACCCATACTGTCAAACAGTGAAAAGGATATGAAGAAGGAGCTGCAGACCATCAGCGATCAATTGAAACACCTGGATAACTGCATCAAACAGGTGAACATGAAGATGGACTACCAGAAGACACAAGTGGACAAGGACGTGCCTGCAGCCAGGACAACAGTCTCACTCAATGCCCACCAGAAGAAGGTTGTTCAGGATGTCCTCCGAGAACAGGGACAGCAAATTGGTGACATGATGAAACAGATCAAAGACATcaaaaatcatttcagtttcTAA
- the psmd8 gene encoding 26S proteasome non-ATPase regulatory subunit 8 isoform X1, whose amino-acid sequence MATASRHLRHLTYYVGRCRTFCRITMALKETAGLYETLKTEWNKKNPNLSKCGEILSKLKVSLLELNFLPTSGSALTKQQLILARDVLEIGALWSILKKDIPSFERYMAQLKCYYFDYKDELPEAAYMHQLLGLNLLFLLSQNRVSEFHTELERLSARDIQTNVYIRHPVSLEQYLMEGSYNKVFLAKGNIPAESYTFFIDILLDTIRDEIAGCIEKAYEQIQFSEATRVLFFSSPKKMTDYAKKRGWSLSPDGYYSFTSQQQRTEEVTIPSTELAQQVIEYARQLEMIV is encoded by the exons ATGGCAACGGCTTCACGACACCTACGTCATTTAACGTATTACGTTGGCCGGTGTCGTACATTTTGCAGAATCACCATGGCGTTGAAAGAGACTGCGGGGCTGTATGAGACGCTTAAAACGGAGTGGAACAAGAAAAACCCAAACCTGAGCAAATGTGGAGAAATACTGAGCAAACTTAAG GTGTCGTTACTGGAGCTGAACTTCTTACCTACCAGCGGGTCCGCGCTCACCAAGCAGCAGCTCATTTTAGCTC gcGATGTCCTTGAAATTGGAGCCCTGTGGAGTATCCTCAAGAAGGACATCCCATCCTTTGAGAGATACATGGCCCAGCTTAAATGCTACTACTTCGATTACAA GGATGAACTGCCAGAAGCTGCCTACATGCACCAGTTACTTGGACTGAACCTGCTCTTCCTGCTCTCACAGAACCGCGTGTCTGAGTTTCACACAGAACTTGAGAGGCTGAGTGCACGAGATATTCAGACCAACGTCTACATCAGACACCCAGTGTCATTAGAGCAG TACTTGATGGAGGGAAGCTACAACAAGGTATTTCTTGCCAAAGGCAACATCCCTGCTGAGAGCTACACCTTTTTTATAGATATTCTGCTCGACACAATTCG TGATGAGATCGCAGGTTGCATAGAGAAAGCATATGAGCAGATCCAGTTCAGTGAAGCCACCCGTGTGCTTTTCTTCAGTTCCCCCAAAAAGATGACAGATTATGCCAAGAAG AGGGGATGGAGTTTGAGCCCAGATGGCTATTACTCTTTCACCAGTCAGCAGCAGCGGACAGAAGAGGTGACCATCCCCTCTACGGAGCTGGCACAACAGGTCATCGAATATGCACGACAGCTGGAAATGATTGTGTAA
- the psmd8 gene encoding 26S proteasome non-ATPase regulatory subunit 8 isoform X2 encodes MALKETAGLYETLKTEWNKKNPNLSKCGEILSKLKVSLLELNFLPTSGSALTKQQLILARDVLEIGALWSILKKDIPSFERYMAQLKCYYFDYKDELPEAAYMHQLLGLNLLFLLSQNRVSEFHTELERLSARDIQTNVYIRHPVSLEQYLMEGSYNKVFLAKGNIPAESYTFFIDILLDTIRDEIAGCIEKAYEQIQFSEATRVLFFSSPKKMTDYAKKRGWSLSPDGYYSFTSQQQRTEEVTIPSTELAQQVIEYARQLEMIV; translated from the exons ATGGCGTTGAAAGAGACTGCGGGGCTGTATGAGACGCTTAAAACGGAGTGGAACAAGAAAAACCCAAACCTGAGCAAATGTGGAGAAATACTGAGCAAACTTAAG GTGTCGTTACTGGAGCTGAACTTCTTACCTACCAGCGGGTCCGCGCTCACCAAGCAGCAGCTCATTTTAGCTC gcGATGTCCTTGAAATTGGAGCCCTGTGGAGTATCCTCAAGAAGGACATCCCATCCTTTGAGAGATACATGGCCCAGCTTAAATGCTACTACTTCGATTACAA GGATGAACTGCCAGAAGCTGCCTACATGCACCAGTTACTTGGACTGAACCTGCTCTTCCTGCTCTCACAGAACCGCGTGTCTGAGTTTCACACAGAACTTGAGAGGCTGAGTGCACGAGATATTCAGACCAACGTCTACATCAGACACCCAGTGTCATTAGAGCAG TACTTGATGGAGGGAAGCTACAACAAGGTATTTCTTGCCAAAGGCAACATCCCTGCTGAGAGCTACACCTTTTTTATAGATATTCTGCTCGACACAATTCG TGATGAGATCGCAGGTTGCATAGAGAAAGCATATGAGCAGATCCAGTTCAGTGAAGCCACCCGTGTGCTTTTCTTCAGTTCCCCCAAAAAGATGACAGATTATGCCAAGAAG AGGGGATGGAGTTTGAGCCCAGATGGCTATTACTCTTTCACCAGTCAGCAGCAGCGGACAGAAGAGGTGACCATCCCCTCTACGGAGCTGGCACAACAGGTCATCGAATATGCACGACAGCTGGAAATGATTGTGTAA